A stretch of the Esox lucius isolate fEsoLuc1 chromosome 2, fEsoLuc1.pri, whole genome shotgun sequence genome encodes the following:
- the nuf2 gene encoding kinetochore protein Nuf2: MAENTFPVYKVDAIVTFFRTEVLTGQEAKQFTKNDISPSPKPEAVQRLYMRILQLLFRFRPECHFVVPFSENIQFPELQERSTAVISVYVRMRQFLPVCHVYDFSLNDLLSPKLKRTMTILSGIINFLQFRKQRLDVIVGHQERFREDMDKLQAYSRGAKDAQKKIDKLTTIPPEQQAEARQLDAALSDLQASTMQQYQKANAINENIAEKKTEIAEKSQKLTKLKVDVASLKEDIGKLKSQIVESPEEMKIEMEKMKDNVRNIKVAIKQADERLVKLQSNVHGVTHSEAEIQLMFQLLQDLQTSMDKTKLHQEEVQELVCQFEKQQKELKNLGVEEVQLRRALALKMDKESKQQIRRQKKKEMKEQHIQEVLSQCDNVHQKREQVADQIQEIDRETQHLRSQINNMRDACSQETEKAQDLFDRLLAALDEFHERI, translated from the exons ATGGCGGAGAACACTTTCCCAGTGTATAAAGTGGACGCCATTGTAACATTTTTTCGCACCGAGGTCCTAACGGGGCAGGAGGCAAAACAATTTACTAAGAATGACATTTCACCCAGCCCAAAG CCAGAGGCAGTCCAGAGACTGTACATGAGAATACTGCAGCTCCTGTTCCGCTTCAGGCCCGAATGTCATTTCGTG GTCCCCTTCTCAGAGAACATCCAGTTTCCAGAACTCCAAGAGCGCTCCACAGCTGTCATTAGTGTTTACGTCCGTAT GCGTCAGTTCCTGCCTGTATGTCATGTGTATGACTTCTCCCTGAATGACCTGCTGTCTCCCA AGCTGAAGAGGACCATGACCATCCTAAGTGGCATCATTAACTTCCTTCAGTTCAGGAAACAGAGGCTCGATGTGATCGTTGGACACCAGGAGAGATTT AGAGAAGACATGGACAAGCTGCAGGCGTACTCACGAGGAGCTAAAGACGCCCAGAAGAAAATTGACAAACTGAC TACAATTCCTCCTGAGCAGCAGGCTGAAGCCAGGCAGCTGGATGCTGCTCTGTCAGACCTGCAGGCCAGCACCATGCAGCAGTATCAGAAAGCG AATGCTATCAATGAGAATATtgcagagaaaaaaactgaaattgcAGAGAAGTCTCAGAAACTG ACCAAGCTTAAAGTAGATGTGGCCAGTCTGAAGGAGGACATTGGTAAGCTGAAGTCTCAGATCGTTGAGTCACCAGAGGAAATGAAAATTGAGATGGAAAAGATGAAGGACAACGTGAGGAACATTAAGGTAGCGATCAAGCAGGCAGACGAACGTCTGGTGAAGCTGCAGAGTAACGTCCATGGAGTTACTCACAGCGAGGCAGAGATCCAGTTGATGTTTCAATTACTACAAGACCTTCAGACCAGTATGGACAAGACCAAGCTGCATCAGGAAGAG gttcaGGAGCTGGTCTGTCAGTTCGAGAAGCAGCAGAAGGAGTTAAAGAACCTGGGTGTGGAGGAGGTTCAGCTGAGAAGAGCTCTGGCCTTGAAGATGGACAAGGAGTCCAAACAACAAATACGACGACAGAAGAAGAAGGAGATGAAGGAGCAACACATTCAGGAGGTTCTGAG CCAGTGTGATAATGTACACCAGAAGAGGGAGCAGGTAGCCGATCAGATCCAGGAAATTGACAGGGAGACTCAACACCTCCGCAGTCAGATCAACAACATGAGAGACGCCTGCAGCCAAGAGACTGAGAAGGCTCAG GATCTGTTTGATCGTCTACTGGCGGCTCTGGATGAGTTCCATGAACGGATCTAG
- the rab43 gene encoding ras-related protein Rab-43: MSLLETDDNYDFVFKIVLVGDVGVGKTCVVQRFKTGNFMERQGNTIGVDFTMKTMDIQGKRVKLQIWDTAGQERFRTITQSYYRSTNGAVIAYDITKRGTFMAVPKWMEDVKKYGGSNIVPLLIGNKSDLVDQREVSLEDAQTMAHQLDFLAAIETSAKDASNVEEAFTKMATELIFRHGGPMFKDNVTDSFKLNSKDMGGEGWGCSC, translated from the exons ATGTCATTACTTGAGACAGATGACAACTATGACTTCgtttttaaaatagttttagtTGGAGATGTAGGTGTTGGCAAAACTTGCGTGGTTCaacggttcaaaacaggcaaTTTTATGGAAAGACAAGGAAATACCATCGGCGTGGACTTTACCATGAAGACTATGGATATCCAAGGGAAAAGAGTGAAG CTGCAGATCTGGGACACGGCAGGCCAGGAGCGTTTTCGGACAATCACCCAGAGTTATTACCGGAGCACAAATGGAGCCGTCATTGCATATGACATCACCAAAAGAGGAACCTTCATGGCCGTGCCCAAGTGGATGGAAGATGTCAAGAAATACGGGGGGTCAAACATTGTTCCCCTGCTCATTG GTAATAAGTCAGACCTGGTCGATCAGCGTGAAGTGTCCTTAGAAGATGCCCAGACCATGGCCCACCAGCTGGACTTCCTGGCGGCCATTGAGACATCAGCAAAAGACGCCTCCAACGTGGAAGAGGCCTTTACCAAGATGGCTACCGAGCTCATCTTTCGCCACGGGGGGCCCATGTTCAAGGACAATGTGACGGACAGCTTCAAACTTAACAGCAAAGATATGGGGGGAGAGGGTTGGGGGTGTAGCTGTTGA
- the zgc:77375 gene encoding haloacid dehalogenase-like hydrolase domain-containing 5 isoform X1, translating into MKALGVLRRGMQTLLGWTGERGTLLACCGMCGGATSNKVQPGFGLLFDIDGVLVRGKTPIPAAKKAFQKLVDSRGQFLVPVVFVTNAGNCLRQKKANQLSHILGVHISPDQVMLSHSPLRMFRKYHDKCVLVSGQGPVLDIAKNLGFQKVVSIDMLREHFPLLDMVDHNRRPRLPSSPIVNLPRVEAIILFGEPVRWETNLQLIIDVLLTNGSLGNAYETCLSTHLPLLACNMDLMWMAEAQSPRFGHGMFLVCLENIYRKITGREVQYEALMGKPSELTYHYAEYMIREQAAVRGWKSPVRTLYAIGDNLMTDIYGANLYNRYLEERGRTRQTAVQVMQAVVGGTGGVGPPKAILQDQGMDMAWESELSSPSVTSCKSLLVCTGMYNPHTEVLSDTSHSITKTQYCGHRDVRLDPSLMEPGHIVRDVEDAVELIFQQENFHSTRHCPVEKH; encoded by the exons ATGAAGGCTCTGGGTGTCTTGCGCCGGGGGATGCAAACTCTGCTTGGCTGGACAGGGGAGCGGGGAACTCTGCTGGCGTGTTGCGGGATGTGCGGAGGTGCTACATCAAATAAG GTGCAGCCAGGGTTCGGCCTGCTGTTTGACATCGATGGGGTCCTAGTTCGAGGGAAGACTCCAATCCCAGCTGCTAAGAAAGCCTTTCAGAAGTTGGTGGACTCAAGAGGACAGTTCCTGGttcctgttgtttttgtcaCCAATGCTGGAAACTGCCTACGTCAGAAGAAGGCTAATCAACTGTCCCACATACTGGGAGTACAT ATCTCCCCTGACCAGGTGATGCTTTCTCACAGTCCTCTTAGGATGTTCAGGAAGTACCATGACAAATGTGTCCTTGTGTCTGGACAAGGACCTGTACTGGACATTGCTAAAAA TCTGGGCTTCCAAAAGGTGGTGAGCATTGACATGCTGAGAGAACACTTCCCACTGCTAGACATGGTGGATCATAACCGACGACCCCGTCTCCCT TCATCTCCTATTGTGAATCTCCCTAGGGTTGAAG CGATCATCCTGTTTGGAGAGCCAGTCCGATGGGAGACCAACCTACAGCTGATCATTGATGTTCTGTTGACCAATGGGAGCCTCGGTAACGCTTATGAGACATGTCTCTCCACCCACCTGCCTCTACTAGCCTGTAACATGGACCTGATGTGGATGGCTGAAGCCCAGTCTCCACG GTTTGGCCATGGGATGTTCCTTGTGTGTCTTGAGAACATCTACAGGAAGATTACTGGCCGGGAGGTGCAATACGAAGCTCTGATGGGAAAACCCTCAGAGTTAACCTACCACTATGCGGAGTACATGATCAGAGAGCAGGCTGCTGTTAGAGGCTGGAAAAGCCCTGTCAGGACATTGTATGCTATTGG AGACAACCTGATGACCGATATCTATGGTGCCAACCTTTATAACCGCTATCTGGAGGAGAGGGGTCGGACAAGGCAGACGGCTGTCCAGGTAATGCAAGCTGTAGTGGGGGGTACAGGGGGCGTAGGGCCCCCTAAAGCCATTCTGCAGGACCAAGGCATGGATATGGCCTGGGAGAGTGAGCTGTCCTCCCCCTCCGTCACATCCTGTAAGTCCCTGCTGGTGTGTACAGGCATGTATAACCCCCACACTGAGGTTCTGTCTGACACCAGCCACAGCATCACCAAGACGCAGTACTGTGGTCACAGGGATGTCCGTTTGGACCCGTCCCTCATGGAACCGGGACACATAGTTCGGGATGTAGAGGACGCTGTGGAACTCATCTTCCAACAGGAGAACTTTCACTCTACTAGGCATTGCCCTGTAGAAAAGCATTGA
- the zgc:77375 gene encoding haloacid dehalogenase-like hydrolase domain-containing 5 isoform X2 encodes MKALGVLRRGMQTLLGWTGERGTLLACCGMCGGATSNKVQPGFGLLFDIDGVLVRGKTPIPAAKKAFQKLVDSRGQFLVPVVFVTNAGNCLRQKKANQLSHILGVHISPDQVMLSHSPLRMFRKYHDKCVLVSGQGPVLDIAKNLGFQKVVSIDMLREHFPLLDMVDHNRRPRLPSSPIVNLPRVEAIILFGEPVRWETNLQLIIDVLLTNGSLGNAYETCLSTHLPLLACNMDLMWMAEAQSPRFGHGMFLVCLENIYRKITGREVQYEALMGKPSELTYHYAEYMIREQAAVRGWKSPVRTLYAIGDNLMTDIYGANLYNRYLEERGRTRQTAVQPQHHQDAVLWSQGCPFGPVPHGTGTHSSGCRGRCGTHLPTGELSLY; translated from the exons ATGAAGGCTCTGGGTGTCTTGCGCCGGGGGATGCAAACTCTGCTTGGCTGGACAGGGGAGCGGGGAACTCTGCTGGCGTGTTGCGGGATGTGCGGAGGTGCTACATCAAATAAG GTGCAGCCAGGGTTCGGCCTGCTGTTTGACATCGATGGGGTCCTAGTTCGAGGGAAGACTCCAATCCCAGCTGCTAAGAAAGCCTTTCAGAAGTTGGTGGACTCAAGAGGACAGTTCCTGGttcctgttgtttttgtcaCCAATGCTGGAAACTGCCTACGTCAGAAGAAGGCTAATCAACTGTCCCACATACTGGGAGTACAT ATCTCCCCTGACCAGGTGATGCTTTCTCACAGTCCTCTTAGGATGTTCAGGAAGTACCATGACAAATGTGTCCTTGTGTCTGGACAAGGACCTGTACTGGACATTGCTAAAAA TCTGGGCTTCCAAAAGGTGGTGAGCATTGACATGCTGAGAGAACACTTCCCACTGCTAGACATGGTGGATCATAACCGACGACCCCGTCTCCCT TCATCTCCTATTGTGAATCTCCCTAGGGTTGAAG CGATCATCCTGTTTGGAGAGCCAGTCCGATGGGAGACCAACCTACAGCTGATCATTGATGTTCTGTTGACCAATGGGAGCCTCGGTAACGCTTATGAGACATGTCTCTCCACCCACCTGCCTCTACTAGCCTGTAACATGGACCTGATGTGGATGGCTGAAGCCCAGTCTCCACG GTTTGGCCATGGGATGTTCCTTGTGTGTCTTGAGAACATCTACAGGAAGATTACTGGCCGGGAGGTGCAATACGAAGCTCTGATGGGAAAACCCTCAGAGTTAACCTACCACTATGCGGAGTACATGATCAGAGAGCAGGCTGCTGTTAGAGGCTGGAAAAGCCCTGTCAGGACATTGTATGCTATTGG AGACAACCTGATGACCGATATCTATGGTGCCAACCTTTATAACCGCTATCTGGAGGAGAGGGGTCGGACAAGGCAGACGGCTGTCCAG CCACAGCATCACCAAGACGCAGTACTGTGGTCACAGGGATGTCCGTTTGGACCCGTCCCTCATGGAACCGGGACACATAGTTCGGGATGTAGAGGACGCTGTGGAACTCATCTTCCAACAGGAGAACTTTCACTCTACTAG
- the isy1 gene encoding pre-mRNA-splicing factor ISY1 homolog isoform X1 — protein MARNAEKAMTALARFRNAQLEEGKVRERRPFLASECNELPKAEKWRRQIISEISKKVAQIQNAGLGEFKIRDLNDEINKLLREKGHWEVRIKELGGPDYGRVGPKMLDHEGKEVPGNRGYKYFGAAKDLPGVRELFEKEPIPPPRKSRAELMKDIDAEYYGYRDEDDGALVPLEQDYEKQVILEAVEKWKAEREARLAGGGAEKEMEEEEEHIYAVTEEEHSDDESGEKMEGEDGTLTSFIAHVPVPSQKEIEEALVRRKKMELLQKYASETLMAQSEEAKALLGL, from the exons ATG GCTCGTAATGCCGAGAAGGCCAT GACGGCCTTGGCCCGGTTCAGAAATGCTCAGCTGGAGGAGGGCAAAGTCAGG GAGAGAAGACCGTTCCTGGCGTCAGAATGCAATGAGCTccctaaagcagagaagtggaGGAGACAGATCATCAGTGAGATTTCCAAGAAAGTggcacaaattcaaaatg CTGGTCTGGGCGAGTTTAAGATCCGAGATTTGAATGATGAGATCAACAAGCTACTGAGAGAGAAAGGTCACTGGGAGGTCCGGATCAAGGAGCTGGGAGGACCGGATTATGGG AGAGTGGGGCCGAAGATGCTGGACCACGAAGGGAAGGAGGTACCAGGGAACCGAGGATATAAATACTTTGGGGCAGCTAAAGATCTTCCAGGAGTTAGAGAGTTGTTTGAAAAAGAAC CCATCCCTCCTCCCAGGAAGAGCAGAGCTGAGCTGATGAAGGACATCGATGCTGAGTACTATGGATACAGAGATGAGGATGATGGGGCGCTGGTTCCTCTGGAGCAGGACTATGAGAAACAAG TCATATTGGAGGCGGTGGAGAAATGGAAGGCCGAGAGAGAGGCCCGGCtggcaggaggaggagcagaaaaggagatggaggaagaggaggaacacATCTATGCTGTCACGGAAGAAGAG CATTCAGATGACGAGTCTGGAGAAAAAAtggaaggagaggatggaaCTCTCACATCCTTCATCGCTCATGTCCCTGTGCCTTCTCAGAAAGAG ATTGAGGAGGCATTGGTGAGGAGAAAGAAGATGGAGCTCCTTCAGAAGTATGCTAGCGAGACTCTCATGGCGCAGAGTGAAGAGGCTAAGGCTCTACTGGGACTGTAG
- the isy1 gene encoding pre-mRNA-splicing factor ISY1 homolog isoform X2: MARNAEKAMTALARFRNAQLEEGKVRERRPFLASECNELPKAEKWRRQIISEISKKVAQIQNAGLGEFKIRDLNDEINKLLREKGHWEVRIKELGGPDYGRVGPKMLDHEGKEVPGNRGYKYFGAAKDLPGVRELFEKEPIPPPRKSRAELMKDIDAEYYGYRDEDDGALVPLEQDYEKQVILEAVEKWKAEREARLAGGGAEKEMEEEEEHIYAVTEEEAECLPMTGNYQSRVWVHLPIHLNCILNIIGYVFGT; this comes from the exons ATG GCTCGTAATGCCGAGAAGGCCAT GACGGCCTTGGCCCGGTTCAGAAATGCTCAGCTGGAGGAGGGCAAAGTCAGG GAGAGAAGACCGTTCCTGGCGTCAGAATGCAATGAGCTccctaaagcagagaagtggaGGAGACAGATCATCAGTGAGATTTCCAAGAAAGTggcacaaattcaaaatg CTGGTCTGGGCGAGTTTAAGATCCGAGATTTGAATGATGAGATCAACAAGCTACTGAGAGAGAAAGGTCACTGGGAGGTCCGGATCAAGGAGCTGGGAGGACCGGATTATGGG AGAGTGGGGCCGAAGATGCTGGACCACGAAGGGAAGGAGGTACCAGGGAACCGAGGATATAAATACTTTGGGGCAGCTAAAGATCTTCCAGGAGTTAGAGAGTTGTTTGAAAAAGAAC CCATCCCTCCTCCCAGGAAGAGCAGAGCTGAGCTGATGAAGGACATCGATGCTGAGTACTATGGATACAGAGATGAGGATGATGGGGCGCTGGTTCCTCTGGAGCAGGACTATGAGAAACAAG TCATATTGGAGGCGGTGGAGAAATGGAAGGCCGAGAGAGAGGCCCGGCtggcaggaggaggagcagaaaaggagatggaggaagaggaggaacacATCTATGCTGTCACGGAAGAAGAG GCAGAGTGTCTTCCTATGACTGGGAACTACCAGTCAAGAGTTTGGgtacacttacccattcacttgaactGTATATTAAACATCATCGGGTATGTTTTTGGTACATAA